One part of the Vicia villosa cultivar HV-30 ecotype Madison, WI unplaced genomic scaffold, Vvil1.0 ctg.000189F_1_1, whole genome shotgun sequence genome encodes these proteins:
- the LOC131625141 gene encoding eukaryotic translation initiation factor 2 subunit gamma-like, which yields MSRKGLMEQDLSKLDVTKLHPLSPEVISRQATINIGTIGHVAHGKSTVVKAISGVQTVRFKNELERNITIKLGYANAKIYKCEDERCPRPMSYKAYGSGKEDNPMCDVLGFENAKMKLLRHVSFVDCPGHDILMATMLNGAAIMDGALLLIAANESCPQPQTSEHLAAVEIMRLQHIIILQNKVDLIQENVAINQHEAIQKFIQGTVADSAPVVPISAQLKYNIDVVCEYIVKKIPIPERNFISPPNMIVIRSFDVNKPGYEVDEIKGGVAGGSILRGVLKVNQFIEVRPGIVVKDESGNIRCTPIYSRIVSLYAEQNELQFAVPGGLIGVGTTMDPTLTRADRLVGQVLGEVGSLPEVYVELEVNFFLLRRLLGVRTKGSERQGKVAKLVKGEMLMLNIGSMSTGAKVVAVKNDLAKLQLTSPVCTSKGEKIALSRRVEKHWRLIGWGQIQAGITLEVPPAPILS from the exons ATGTCGCGGAAGGGGTTGATGGAACAAGACCTGAGTAAGTTGGATGTGACAAAGCTGCATCCTCTTTCTCCTGAAGTCATTTCTCGCCAGGCTACTATCAATATTG GCACCATTGGTCATGTGGCACATGGAAAGTCAACTGTTGTGAAAGCAATATCAGGTGTTCAG actgttcgttttaaaaatgAGTTGGAGCGTAACATTACAATCAAGCTTGGTTATGCGAATGCAAAAATATACAAGTGTGAAGATGAACGGTGTCCAAGGCCTATGTCCTACAA GGCTTATGGAAGTGGAAAGGAAGATAATCCTATGTGTGACGTACTAGGGTTTGAAAATGCCAAGATGAAATTGCTTAGACATGTTTCTTTTGTTGATTGCCCA GGACATGATATTCTCATGGCTACTATGCTTAATGGAGCAGCAATCATGGACGGTGCATTGCTACTCATTGCTGCTAATGAAAGCTGCCCGCAACCACAAACTTCTGAGCATTTAGCTGCTGTGGAAATTATGCGTCTGCAACACATAATTATCCTTCAGAACAAGGTAGACTTGATTCAAGAAAATGTGGCAATCAACCAGCATGAAGCAATTCAGAAGTTTATTCAA GGAACTGTTGCTGATAGTGCACCAGTAGTACCAATTTCCGCACAATTGAAGTATAATATTGACGTTGTGTGTGAGTACATCGTGAAAAAGATCCCAATCCCTGAACGGAACTTCATTTCTCCACCTAATATGATAGTGATTCGGTCATTTGATGTCAATAAACCTGGTTATGAGGTTGATGAAATAAAAGGAGGTGTAGCTGGTGGAAGCATTCTGAGG GGTGTTTTAAAGGTTAACCAATTCATTGAAGTTCGACCTGGAATAGTTGTTAAAGACGAGAGTGGAAACATCCGATGCACACCCATCTATTCCAGAATAGTTTCATTATATGCTGAACAAAATGAGCTTCAGTTTGCAGTTCCTGGTGGCCTAATTGGTGTTGGAACAACAATGGATCCCACTTTGACTCGTGCTGACAGGTTGGTAGGTCAAGTTCTCGGAGAGGTTGGATCACTTCCCGAAGTTTACGTGGAACTTGAG GTTAACTTTTTCTTGCTTCGACGGCTTCTTGGTGTCCGGACAAAAGGTTCGGAGAGACAAGGAAAAGTTGCAAAGCTTGTGAAAGGAGAGATGCTTATGTTGAACATAGGATCTATGTCAACGGGTGCCAAAGTGGTTGCTGTGAAGAACGATTTGGCAAAATTGCAACTTACTTCCCCTGTGTGCACAAGCAAGGGTGAGAAGATTGCTCTAAGTAGACGTGTCGAGAAGCATTGGCGTCTTATCGGCTGGGGCCAAATCCAAGCTGGAATCACCCTTGAAGTCCCTCCTGCCCCCATTCTGAGTTGA